In one Juglans regia cultivar Chandler chromosome 11, Walnut 2.0, whole genome shotgun sequence genomic region, the following are encoded:
- the LOC109010917 gene encoding protein HUA2-LIKE 3 isoform X1 translates to MPPSRRKGVSKAAAAAAARRQWKVGDLVLAKVKGFPAWPAKVGEPKRLGFTADWKKVVVHFFGTKPEQIGFCNPADVEAFTEEKKQSLLVKRQGRSADFLRAIQEIIDSYEKLKEQDQLNNFNSNDDLTPAKSRDSVDLSARHLGENDQKEASEATLNSELKTSYSTIDKNEPSLPVEGTLDATPNFDMLNKEALGEESADTAVVTETPLLTTYYSKKRSSLSQPRSSVTQTKAQRSRSSSRLESRRSQSFMMACNGGGKNAGDIIANVIPDGSLRRNKRIRKSSDVSESDDVDSAAFVSNGSIEGNSSEIATVDSDAFSLNEGGTIESGCKLEHSDMVVECLDGDFKLSKALDLQIKAVFIKKKRKPNRKRVTNNTAGPPATLDKDMGLEVLAQNASLNSQSYEKLNERCLKEDGDEHLPLVKRARVRMGKSSSVEELSCCSQTEGRTMEELTVNRSEQIGIAAKGENNNLADGDSCLVNGTLDNVSSPSDRCNQLLANRTLPWKVWNEQSFGCSVDGEAALPPSKRLHRALEAMSANAAEEGRVCNEASPTLKTLDSGCYIPHMAGESKVGNGLDLLCMDSHGSISTQVGGSGFATSLNPIILEENIKSSMDMDFCNQPVDIYKTQKDKSSKDVFPDAGDHVDLGSFGTHAVRTTVPTQSPGYLSPNIGERQANSGFNETSSVPLSSPKNEGDTENTQSSNCKTKICDKGVGPSENTGVSAGPISCFKEILKASPRKCSFALQYRAEVGASCEDDKCSERSLDEKQKVNGMCEVVKDVKHYHSKERPSSSSFSDDHLGEKDILGIRSSPSTTDAGDSLAQASSLHTSNHNMSTTDSSTFFQNNGSCTPDLHLHLHRKKTLCASLVEEEKIESAATQRPKSVGNHGEAHVALSSFEAMLGTLTRTKESIGRATRIAIDCAKFGVAAKVVEILARNLETESSLHRRVDLFFLVDSITQCSRGLKGDVGGIYPSAIQAVLPRLLSAAAPPGNTAHENRKQCLRVLRLWLERKILPESIVRHHMRELDSLSDSSSAGPYSRRSSRTERALDDPVREMEGMLVDEYGSNSSFQLPGFCMPRMLKDDHEGSDSDGESFEAVTPEHNFESREEHESIPAIKKHRHILEDVDGELEMEDVAPSCEVESSSSFQVAEVNAVQTLLNQYEQHIPLPFAPPLPQDVPPSSPPLPSSPPPPPPPPPPIPPPSSTSDTYTNGVDSQLYMDTHNIRDNLVQSVVQKPVAPRVDQTVHYCSPECRDPQMQMPESASCSFSNFSVQPVNNGHQTNGDTLRDKAYSLQPPQPAPSNQFSYSRGDQRVRPRRDVPPPSYSNRFHHVQNVGRENSYNNHERMKPPPYELHERWRFAAPFSGARYPDKGKMSYAPAPFDGPPCEPTRLPCQGWRFPPRTMNHRNSITFRPPFDGPIPVAGRGPSFWRPR, encoded by the exons ATGCCGCCCAGCAGAAGGAAAGGGGTTAGCAAAGCCGCCGCAGCTGCTGCAGCGCGCCGGCAATGGAAGGTTGGCGATCTTGTGCTCGCCAAAGTCAAAGGGTTTCCTGCCTGGCCTGCTAAG GTAGGAGAGCCAAAGAGATTGGGTTTCACAGCTGATTGGAAGAAAGTGGTTGTCCACTTCTTTGGCACCAAGCCGGAACAGAT agGCTTCTGCAATCCTGCTGATGTTGAAGCATTTACTGAAGAGAAGAAACAGTCTCTTCTGGTCAAACGGCAGGGCAGGAGTGCTGATTTTTTACGGGCCATACAGGAGATTATTGATAGTTATGAGAAGTTAAAGGAACAGGACCAACTCAACAATTTTAACTCCAATGATGATTTGACACCAGCAAAGAGCAGGGATTCAGTAGATTTATCGGCCAGGCACCTTGGAGAAAATGATCAGAAAGAAGCTTCTGAAGCAACTCTTAATTCAGAGTTAAAAACTTCGTATTCTACAATAGATAAAAATGAGCCAAGTCTTCCGGTTGAGGGTACCTTAGATGCAACACCCAACTTTGATATGCTTAATAAAGAAGCCTTGGGGGAGGAATCCGCTGATACCGCAGTGGTTACAGAAACACCTTTGTTGACTACTTACTATTCAAAAAAAAGATCTAGTCTCTCACAACCACGGAGCAGTGTCACACAAACAAAGGCTCAAAGGTCTAGAAGCTCATCAAGGCTGGAATCCCGTCGATCCCAAAGCTTCATGATGGCATGTAATGGAGGTGGCAAGAATGCTGGAGACATAATAGCCAATGTAATTCCAGATGGTTCTTTAAGAAGGAATAAGAGGATCAGGAAATCATCAGATGTGTCTGAGTCAGATGATGTTGATTCTGCTGCTTTTGTTTCAAATGGTAGCATTGAAGGAAATAGTTCTGAAATTGCCACAGTTGACTCTGATGCCTTCAGTCTAAATGAGGGTGGCACAATAGAGTCTGGTTGTAAACTTGAGCACTCTGACATGGTTGTTGAATGTTTGGATGGAGATTTTAAGTTGAGCAAAGCACTTGATCTTCAAATAAAGGCTGTTTTCattaagaagaaaaggaaaccaAACAGAAAACGAGTAACTAATAATACAGCTGGGCCTCCCGCTACATTGGACAAGGACATGGGTTTGGAGGTTTTGGCACAGAATGCCAGTCTAAATTCACAaagttatgaaaaattgaatgaaaGATGTTTGAAGGAAGATGGAGATGAGCACCTACCTTTGGTGAAACGAGCAAGGGTGCGGATGGGAAAATCATCTTCTGTGGAGGAGCTCAGCTGCTGTTCACAAACAGAAGGGAGAACTATGGAGGAATTGACGGTTAATCGATCAGAGCAGATTGGCATTGCTGCGAAAGGTGAAAATAATAATCTTGCTGACGGGGACTCATGTTTAGTGAATGGAACTCTGGATAATGTATCATCACCTTCAGATCGTTGCAATCAACTTTTGGCAAATAGAACTCTGCCTTGGAAAGTTTGGAATGAACAATCATTTGGCTGCTCAGTGGATGGTGAAGCTGCTTTACCTCCATCTAAACGGCTTCATCGTGCTCTGGAAGCCATGTCAGCCAATGCTGCTGAAGAAGGTCGAGTATGTAATGAAGCATCACCTACCTTAAAGACTCTAGATAGCGGCTGTTATATCCCTCACATGGCTGGGGAAAGCAAAGTAGGGAATGGTCTGGATTTGCTGTGTATGGACTCTCACGGCAGTATTTCTACTCAAGTTGGTGGTTCTGGATTCGCTACAAGTCTAAATCCAATAATCTTGGaggaaaatattaaatcatCAATGGATATGGACTTCTGCAATCAGCCGGTTGATATTTATAAGACCCAAAAGGATAAATCTTCCAAGGATGTCTTCCCTGATGCTGGGGACCATGTTGATTTAGGGTCTTTTGGCACTCATGCTGTTAGAACTACAGTTCCAACACAAAGTCCAGGGTATTTGTCTCCAAATATTGGTGAAAGACAAGCTAATTCTGGTTTTAATGAGACTTCATCGGTTCCTTTGTCATCTCCAAAGAATGAAGGAGATACGGAAAATACGCAATCGAGCAATTGTAAAACCAAAATTTGTGATAAAGGTGTTGGTCCTTCAGAGAATACTGGGGTGAGTGCAGGCCCTATCTCCTGTTTTAAAGAGATTCTTAAAGCTTCACCTAGGAAGTGTTCCTTTGCACTTCAGTACAGGGCAGAGGTGGGTGCCAGTTGTGAGGATGATAAATGTTCGGAGCGTTCGCTGGATGAGAAACAGAAAGTAAACGGCAT GTGTGAGGTTGTTAAAGATGTCAAACATTATCATTCAAAGGAGCGTCCTAGTTCTAGTTCCTTTTCTGATGATCACCTTGGTGAAAAGGACATCTTGGGCATCAGGTCAAGTCCATCAACAACAGATGCGGGAGATTCTCTTGCACAAGCATCTTCTCTCCATACCTCAAATCATAACATGTCCACTACAGATAGTagtactttttttcaaaataatggcAGCTGTACTCCTGATTTGCATCTGCATCTGCATCGCAAGAAAACTTTGTGTGCTTCACttgtggaagaagaaaaaattgagtCAGCGGCAACTCAAAGACCAAAATCTGTAGGCAATCATGGGGAGGCACATGTTGCTCTATCATCTTTTGAGGCAATGCTTGGAACATTGACAAGGACAAAGGAGAGCATTGGTCGGGCCACACGCATTGCTATTGACTGTGCAAAGTTCGGTGTGGCTGCTAAG gTGGTGGAAATCCTTGCTCGAAATTTAGAAACGGAATCAAGTTTACATCGGAGAGTGGACTTATTCTTCCTTGTAGATTCTATTACTCAATGTTCTCGAGGTTTGAAAG GTGATGTTGGTGGTATCTACCCTTCTGCTATCCAAGCAGTGCTGCCACGCTTATTGTCAGCTGCTGCTCCTCCTGGAAATACGGCACACGAAAATCGTAAGCAGTGTCTTAGG GTTTTGAGACTTTGGTTAGAAAGGAAGATCCTTCCAGAATCCATTGTACGTCACCATATGCGGGAATTGGATTCCCTTAGCGATTCATCTTCTGCTGGTCCCTACTCTCGGCGCTCATCAAGGACCGAAAGAGCCTTAGATGATCCTGTTAGAGAAATGGAGGGTATGCTTGTTGACGAATATGGAAG CAATTCAAGCTTTCAGCTTCCTGGGTTTTGTATGCCCCGTATGCTCAAGGATGACCATGAAGGAAGTGATTCTGATGGAGAGAGTTTTGAAGCAGTCACGCCTGAGCATAATTTCGAATCTCGTGAAGAACATGAATCTATCCCTGCAATCAAAAAGCATAGACATATCTTGGAAGATGTTGATGGTGAGCTTGAAATGGAGGACGTGGCTCCCTCTTGTGAAGTGGAATCAAGTTCATCTTTTCAAGTTGCTGAAGTCAATGCTGTTCAGACTTTGCTTAATCAGTATGAACAGCATATTCCACTGCCCTTTGCTCCCCCACTTCCTCAAGATGTGCCACCTTCATCCCCACCACTACCATCATCccctccacctcctcctcctccgccACCCCCTATCCCCCCTCCATCTTCTACGTCTGATACCTACACCAATGGTGTTGATTCCCAGCTTTACATGGATACACAT AATATCCGAGACAACTTAGTTCAATCTGTGGTTCAGAAGCCTGTTGCACCAAGAGTTGACCAAACAGTACATTACTGTTCTCCTGAATGTAGAGATCCTCAAATGCAGATGCCTGAGTCTGCCTCCTGCTCTTTCAGCAATTTTTCTGTACAACCAGTGAATAACGGTCACCAAACTAATGGTGATACCTTGCGTGATAAGGCCTACTCTTTACAACCACCTCAGCCTGCACCATCAAATCAGTTCTCTTATTCTCGGGGAGATCAGCGTGTAAGGCCTCGGAGGGATGTACCTCCGCCTTCCTACTCCAACAGATTCCACCATGTGCAGAATGTTGGTAGAGAAAACTCTTATAATAACCACGAGAGAATGAAACCGCCCCCATATGAGCTTCATGAGCGCTGGAGGTTTGCTGCACCCTTTTCAG GTGCAAGATATCCCGACAAAGGAAAAATGTCATATGCGCCTGCTCCATTTGATGGCCCTCCATGTGAGCCCACAAGATTACCATGCCAGGGATGGAGATTTCCCCCTCGCACAATGAATCACAGAAACTCCATAACTTTTAGACCCCCATTTGATGGTCCAATTCCAGTGGCAGGCAGAG GTCCAAGCTTTTGGCGGCCAAGATGA
- the LOC109010917 gene encoding protein HUA2-LIKE 3 isoform X2 produces the protein MPPSRRKGVSKAAAAAAARRQWKVGDLVLAKVKGFPAWPAKVGEPKRLGFTADWKKVVVHFFGTKPEQIGFCNPADVEAFTEEKKQSLLVKRQGRSADFLRAIQEIIDSYEKLKEQDQLNNFNSNDDLTPAKSRDSVDLSARHLGENDQKEASEATLNSELKTSYSTIDKNEPSLPVEGTLDATPNFDMLNKEALGEESADTAVVTETPLLTTYYSKKRSSLSQPRSSVTQTKAQRSRSSSRLESRRSQSFMMACNGGGKNAGDIIANVIPDGSLRRNKRIRKSSDVSESDDVDSAAFVSNGSIEGNSSEIATVDSDAFSLNEGGTIESGCKLEHSDMVVECLDGDFKLSKALDLQIKAVFIKKKRKPNRKRVTNNTAGPPATLDKDMGLEVLAQNASLNSQSYEKLNERCLKEDGDEHLPLVKRARVRMGKSSSVEELSCCSQTEGRTMEELTVNRSEQIGIAAKGENNNLADGDSCLVNGTLDNVSSPSDRCNQLLANRTLPWKVWNEQSFGCSVDGEAALPPSKRLHRALEAMSANAAEEGRVCNEASPTLKTLDSGCYIPHMAGESKVGNGLDLLCMDSHGSISTQVGGSGFATSLNPIILEENIKSSMDMDFCNQPVDIYKTQKDKSSKDVFPDAGDHVDLGSFGTHAVRTTVPTQSPGYLSPNIGERQANSGFNETSSVPLSSPKNEGDTENTQSSNCKTKICDKGVGPSENTGVSAGPISCFKEILKASPRKCSFALQYRAEVGASCEDDKCSERSLDEKQKVNGMCEVVKDVKHYHSKERPSSSSFSDDHLGEKDILGIRSSPSTTDAGDSLAQASSLHTSNHNMSTTDSSTFFQNNGSCTPDLHLHLHRKKTLCASLVEEEKIESAATQRPKSVGNHGEAHVALSSFEAMLGTLTRTKESIGRATRIAIDCAKFGVAAKVVEILARNLETESSLHRRVDLFFLVDSITQCSRGLKGDVGGIYPSAIQAVLPRLLSAAAPPGNTAHENRKQCLRVLRLWLERKILPESIVRHHMRELDSLSDSSSAGPYSRRSSRTERALDDPVREMEGMLVDEYGSNSSFQLPGFCMPRMLKDDHEGSDSDGESFEAVTPEHNFESREEHESIPAIKKHRHILEDVDGELEMEDVAPSCEVESSSSFQVAEVNAVQTLLNQYEQHIPLPFAPPLPQDVPPSSPPLPSSPPPPPPPPPPIPPPSSTSDTYTNGVDSQLYMDTHNIRDNLVQSVVQKPVAPRVDQTVHYCSPECRDPQMQMPESASCSFSNFSVQPVNNGHQTNGDTLRDKAYSLQPPQPAPSNQFSYSRGDQRVRPRRDVPPPSYSNRFHHVQNVGRENSYNNHERMKPPPYELHERWRFAAPFSGARYPDKGKMSYAPAPFDGPPCEPTRLPCQGWRFPPRTMNHRNSITFRPPFDGPIPVAGRVAQ, from the exons ATGCCGCCCAGCAGAAGGAAAGGGGTTAGCAAAGCCGCCGCAGCTGCTGCAGCGCGCCGGCAATGGAAGGTTGGCGATCTTGTGCTCGCCAAAGTCAAAGGGTTTCCTGCCTGGCCTGCTAAG GTAGGAGAGCCAAAGAGATTGGGTTTCACAGCTGATTGGAAGAAAGTGGTTGTCCACTTCTTTGGCACCAAGCCGGAACAGAT agGCTTCTGCAATCCTGCTGATGTTGAAGCATTTACTGAAGAGAAGAAACAGTCTCTTCTGGTCAAACGGCAGGGCAGGAGTGCTGATTTTTTACGGGCCATACAGGAGATTATTGATAGTTATGAGAAGTTAAAGGAACAGGACCAACTCAACAATTTTAACTCCAATGATGATTTGACACCAGCAAAGAGCAGGGATTCAGTAGATTTATCGGCCAGGCACCTTGGAGAAAATGATCAGAAAGAAGCTTCTGAAGCAACTCTTAATTCAGAGTTAAAAACTTCGTATTCTACAATAGATAAAAATGAGCCAAGTCTTCCGGTTGAGGGTACCTTAGATGCAACACCCAACTTTGATATGCTTAATAAAGAAGCCTTGGGGGAGGAATCCGCTGATACCGCAGTGGTTACAGAAACACCTTTGTTGACTACTTACTATTCAAAAAAAAGATCTAGTCTCTCACAACCACGGAGCAGTGTCACACAAACAAAGGCTCAAAGGTCTAGAAGCTCATCAAGGCTGGAATCCCGTCGATCCCAAAGCTTCATGATGGCATGTAATGGAGGTGGCAAGAATGCTGGAGACATAATAGCCAATGTAATTCCAGATGGTTCTTTAAGAAGGAATAAGAGGATCAGGAAATCATCAGATGTGTCTGAGTCAGATGATGTTGATTCTGCTGCTTTTGTTTCAAATGGTAGCATTGAAGGAAATAGTTCTGAAATTGCCACAGTTGACTCTGATGCCTTCAGTCTAAATGAGGGTGGCACAATAGAGTCTGGTTGTAAACTTGAGCACTCTGACATGGTTGTTGAATGTTTGGATGGAGATTTTAAGTTGAGCAAAGCACTTGATCTTCAAATAAAGGCTGTTTTCattaagaagaaaaggaaaccaAACAGAAAACGAGTAACTAATAATACAGCTGGGCCTCCCGCTACATTGGACAAGGACATGGGTTTGGAGGTTTTGGCACAGAATGCCAGTCTAAATTCACAaagttatgaaaaattgaatgaaaGATGTTTGAAGGAAGATGGAGATGAGCACCTACCTTTGGTGAAACGAGCAAGGGTGCGGATGGGAAAATCATCTTCTGTGGAGGAGCTCAGCTGCTGTTCACAAACAGAAGGGAGAACTATGGAGGAATTGACGGTTAATCGATCAGAGCAGATTGGCATTGCTGCGAAAGGTGAAAATAATAATCTTGCTGACGGGGACTCATGTTTAGTGAATGGAACTCTGGATAATGTATCATCACCTTCAGATCGTTGCAATCAACTTTTGGCAAATAGAACTCTGCCTTGGAAAGTTTGGAATGAACAATCATTTGGCTGCTCAGTGGATGGTGAAGCTGCTTTACCTCCATCTAAACGGCTTCATCGTGCTCTGGAAGCCATGTCAGCCAATGCTGCTGAAGAAGGTCGAGTATGTAATGAAGCATCACCTACCTTAAAGACTCTAGATAGCGGCTGTTATATCCCTCACATGGCTGGGGAAAGCAAAGTAGGGAATGGTCTGGATTTGCTGTGTATGGACTCTCACGGCAGTATTTCTACTCAAGTTGGTGGTTCTGGATTCGCTACAAGTCTAAATCCAATAATCTTGGaggaaaatattaaatcatCAATGGATATGGACTTCTGCAATCAGCCGGTTGATATTTATAAGACCCAAAAGGATAAATCTTCCAAGGATGTCTTCCCTGATGCTGGGGACCATGTTGATTTAGGGTCTTTTGGCACTCATGCTGTTAGAACTACAGTTCCAACACAAAGTCCAGGGTATTTGTCTCCAAATATTGGTGAAAGACAAGCTAATTCTGGTTTTAATGAGACTTCATCGGTTCCTTTGTCATCTCCAAAGAATGAAGGAGATACGGAAAATACGCAATCGAGCAATTGTAAAACCAAAATTTGTGATAAAGGTGTTGGTCCTTCAGAGAATACTGGGGTGAGTGCAGGCCCTATCTCCTGTTTTAAAGAGATTCTTAAAGCTTCACCTAGGAAGTGTTCCTTTGCACTTCAGTACAGGGCAGAGGTGGGTGCCAGTTGTGAGGATGATAAATGTTCGGAGCGTTCGCTGGATGAGAAACAGAAAGTAAACGGCAT GTGTGAGGTTGTTAAAGATGTCAAACATTATCATTCAAAGGAGCGTCCTAGTTCTAGTTCCTTTTCTGATGATCACCTTGGTGAAAAGGACATCTTGGGCATCAGGTCAAGTCCATCAACAACAGATGCGGGAGATTCTCTTGCACAAGCATCTTCTCTCCATACCTCAAATCATAACATGTCCACTACAGATAGTagtactttttttcaaaataatggcAGCTGTACTCCTGATTTGCATCTGCATCTGCATCGCAAGAAAACTTTGTGTGCTTCACttgtggaagaagaaaaaattgagtCAGCGGCAACTCAAAGACCAAAATCTGTAGGCAATCATGGGGAGGCACATGTTGCTCTATCATCTTTTGAGGCAATGCTTGGAACATTGACAAGGACAAAGGAGAGCATTGGTCGGGCCACACGCATTGCTATTGACTGTGCAAAGTTCGGTGTGGCTGCTAAG gTGGTGGAAATCCTTGCTCGAAATTTAGAAACGGAATCAAGTTTACATCGGAGAGTGGACTTATTCTTCCTTGTAGATTCTATTACTCAATGTTCTCGAGGTTTGAAAG GTGATGTTGGTGGTATCTACCCTTCTGCTATCCAAGCAGTGCTGCCACGCTTATTGTCAGCTGCTGCTCCTCCTGGAAATACGGCACACGAAAATCGTAAGCAGTGTCTTAGG GTTTTGAGACTTTGGTTAGAAAGGAAGATCCTTCCAGAATCCATTGTACGTCACCATATGCGGGAATTGGATTCCCTTAGCGATTCATCTTCTGCTGGTCCCTACTCTCGGCGCTCATCAAGGACCGAAAGAGCCTTAGATGATCCTGTTAGAGAAATGGAGGGTATGCTTGTTGACGAATATGGAAG CAATTCAAGCTTTCAGCTTCCTGGGTTTTGTATGCCCCGTATGCTCAAGGATGACCATGAAGGAAGTGATTCTGATGGAGAGAGTTTTGAAGCAGTCACGCCTGAGCATAATTTCGAATCTCGTGAAGAACATGAATCTATCCCTGCAATCAAAAAGCATAGACATATCTTGGAAGATGTTGATGGTGAGCTTGAAATGGAGGACGTGGCTCCCTCTTGTGAAGTGGAATCAAGTTCATCTTTTCAAGTTGCTGAAGTCAATGCTGTTCAGACTTTGCTTAATCAGTATGAACAGCATATTCCACTGCCCTTTGCTCCCCCACTTCCTCAAGATGTGCCACCTTCATCCCCACCACTACCATCATCccctccacctcctcctcctccgccACCCCCTATCCCCCCTCCATCTTCTACGTCTGATACCTACACCAATGGTGTTGATTCCCAGCTTTACATGGATACACAT AATATCCGAGACAACTTAGTTCAATCTGTGGTTCAGAAGCCTGTTGCACCAAGAGTTGACCAAACAGTACATTACTGTTCTCCTGAATGTAGAGATCCTCAAATGCAGATGCCTGAGTCTGCCTCCTGCTCTTTCAGCAATTTTTCTGTACAACCAGTGAATAACGGTCACCAAACTAATGGTGATACCTTGCGTGATAAGGCCTACTCTTTACAACCACCTCAGCCTGCACCATCAAATCAGTTCTCTTATTCTCGGGGAGATCAGCGTGTAAGGCCTCGGAGGGATGTACCTCCGCCTTCCTACTCCAACAGATTCCACCATGTGCAGAATGTTGGTAGAGAAAACTCTTATAATAACCACGAGAGAATGAAACCGCCCCCATATGAGCTTCATGAGCGCTGGAGGTTTGCTGCACCCTTTTCAG GTGCAAGATATCCCGACAAAGGAAAAATGTCATATGCGCCTGCTCCATTTGATGGCCCTCCATGTGAGCCCACAAGATTACCATGCCAGGGATGGAGATTTCCCCCTCGCACAATGAATCACAGAAACTCCATAACTTTTAGACCCCCATTTGATGGTCCAATTCCAGTGGCAGGCAGAG TGGCTCAGTGA